From a region of the Georgenia yuyongxinii genome:
- the ccsB gene encoding c-type cytochrome biogenesis protein CcsB: MPESTLGQLSTLLVYGAMAAYMVALVSFAVDLSGLRDRGPQGRRRRAAGIAMATTWLGAALHLIAVVTRGIAAGRVPWANMYEFSLLATFMAVALFLGLQRGRDLRFLGTFITGPVLLLLGVAVAVLYVRADGVPPALDSYWLVIHVSVATLATGVFTVAVTFSVIQLFQERAELHRSRESLDPPRPSQGAERAVATVVAEQTEAAPRLGVWGRLLESVPSSAELERLAFRLNAVGFMMWTFTVIAGAIWAEHAWGRPWGWDPKEVWSFVIWVVYAAYLHARATRGWEGRRAAYLSIFGFVCILANYFVVNLLFNNSLHAYSGLG; the protein is encoded by the coding sequence ATGCCCGAGAGCACCCTCGGCCAGCTGAGCACGCTGCTCGTCTACGGCGCCATGGCGGCGTACATGGTCGCCCTCGTGAGCTTCGCGGTCGACCTCTCCGGGCTGCGTGACCGCGGGCCCCAGGGCCGCCGTCGTCGGGCCGCCGGGATCGCGATGGCGACCACGTGGCTCGGCGCCGCCCTCCACCTCATCGCGGTGGTCACCCGCGGCATCGCCGCCGGGCGCGTGCCGTGGGCCAACATGTACGAGTTCTCCCTCCTGGCGACCTTCATGGCCGTCGCGCTGTTCCTCGGCCTGCAGCGAGGTCGCGACCTGCGGTTCCTGGGCACCTTCATCACCGGTCCGGTGCTCCTCCTACTCGGGGTCGCCGTCGCGGTGCTGTACGTGCGCGCCGATGGCGTGCCCCCGGCGCTGGACAGCTACTGGCTCGTCATCCACGTCTCCGTCGCCACGCTCGCGACCGGTGTCTTCACGGTGGCCGTGACCTTCTCGGTGATCCAGCTCTTCCAGGAGCGCGCCGAGCTGCACCGCAGCCGCGAGAGCCTGGACCCGCCGCGGCCGTCGCAGGGCGCCGAGCGTGCGGTCGCCACGGTCGTGGCCGAGCAGACCGAGGCCGCGCCGCGGCTGGGCGTGTGGGGCCGCCTGCTGGAGTCGGTGCCGTCCTCAGCGGAGCTCGAGCGCCTCGCCTTCCGGCTCAACGCCGTCGGCTTCATGATGTGGACCTTCACGGTCATCGCCGGCGCCATCTGGGCCGAGCATGCCTGGGGCCGGCCGTGGGGCTGGGACCCCAAGGAGGTCTGGTCCTTCGTCATCTGGGTGGTCTACGCCGCCTACCTGCACGCCCGGGCCACCCGCGGCTGGGAGGGGCGCCGCGCCGCCTACCTGTCGATCTTCGGCTTCGTGTGCATCCTCGCGAACTACTTCGTGGTGAACCTGCTCTTCAACAACAGCCTGCACGCCTACAGCGGGCTCGGCTGA